From the Deferribacterota bacterium genome, the window TATATCACTTTTAAAGATCTCTGGTATGCCATATGCCTTTTTCTCCAAAAGCTCTGGATAGGGATGTGTTACATTATAGGTCTTTTCATATAATCTACTATTAGAAAACCTAAAATCTGCACTTAGATCAACAACAATCTTACCAGCTTCTACTAGTTTTTTCACAAGTTCAAAGGAGGTTCCATGGGGCTGGCAGAGAAAAAATGCACTAACAGAACTATCTTTAAGAAGGTTTTCACTATTTAAGGCCTCTAAAGTAAGATTACAAATTCCATCTAAGGAAGGCTCTAAATCAGCTAATCTTACCCCAAACTGAGAACTACTAAAGATTTTCTTTATATGAAAATGGGGATGGTTACTTAAATATTTTACAAGCTCAACCCCTGTATAACCGGTTGCACCAACAACAGCAATTTCCACTTATTACCCCTTTATTTTTTTATTAATGCCTATTATTAAATAATTTTTAAAAAATTGCAAATTAATATTAAATTAGGTCTACCTACATCTTATCATATATCTTAGAGTTTAAGAAAAAACTATCATCTAGGTTAAATGAGGCCTCGGGCAATTTAACAGTAGGGTATATGCTAACCTTTGAAGTGTTGTCATTTTGCTCACTAATATAGTAGATGCTTGATGTCATACTTGTCTTTATATAGATTTTATCACCTTTTACATGTTTTGTTGCAATTATATAGTTTTCTAATCCATCTGAATCATAATAGACTAAT encodes:
- a CDS encoding N-acetyl-gamma-glutamyl-phosphate reductase — translated: MEIAVVGATGYTGVELVKYLSNHPHFHIKKIFSSSQFGVRLADLEPSLDGICNLTLEALNSENLLKDSSVSAFFLCQPHGTSFELVKKLVEAGKIVVDLSADFRFSNSRLYEKTYNVTHPYPELLEKKAYGIPEIFKSDIVSSNLIANPGCYPTSIIIPLYPLIEKKLVELDNIIV